In the Spirochaetota bacterium genome, AAATCCGGTGGGATTGTTTTTTTCATCGAACATCAAGCTTTGTGATTTTTCCGATATGACAGGCGATAGAATTATTGACTTTGACATCATTTCCTCCGGTTTGCGCCCGGCGGGACTCGAACCCACAACCCCCTGCTTAGAAGGCAGATGCTCTATCCTTTGAGCTACGGGCGCTAAGTAGATATTATTATAACACAATAACAGTTAGTCTAGCAAACTACTGCTTCAAGGACAACAAATTCCAATTTTTCATAATTTTAGGGATCTATTTTTTCGGAATATTCTAGGAATTTTAGGTTATTTCTAATTACTATAGAATTTTGACTATGAGGTTTATTCCTTTTAGTTCTTCCACTGACGGTAATTGATGTGCTTTTACAATTGCTAGTTTTGAAATTACGAGTAAAATGGTTGATTATCTAGTAGTTGTGGAAGGTAAATTCAAAAACCGTAGGGGATTGAGAGTATCAGAGAATTGCGTTTGTAATGTTTTTAGCCGGCGGTGGGAATCGAACCCACGACCTACTCATTACGAGTGAGTTGCTCTACCTCTGAGCTACGCCGGCGACTTTATTCTTTTCTATTCCTCAACTTCTGAGGATACTCTCAATGTTGGTATGACATTATACAAGTTCTTTGGTAGTTGCTCGTATCTTTCAAAGATCATTATATAGCTTGCTCTACCTTGTGTTAAGGACCTCATAGTGGTAGTATATCCGAAGGTTTCTGAGAGTGGTATGTATGCTGTTATTACTCTTGTGTTTCCTCTCTGATCCATATTTATCACTTTTGCTCTTCTTGAGTTTAGGTCTCCAAGGACATCTCCTAAATACTCCTCTGGTGTTATAACATCTATCTTCATAATAGGTTCAAGGATTACAGGATTTGCTTGTCTCATAGCATCCTTGAATGCCTTTGAGCCTGCAATCTTAAACGCAAGTTCCGATGAGTCTACTTCGTGATATGACCCATCATAAAGCGTAACCTGAACGTCAACAACTGGATATCCTGCAACTATCCCACTCTCCATCGCCTCTCTTATTCCTGCCTCAACTGCTGGTATATACTCTTTTGGTATCCTACCACCAACAATCTTGTCTATGAATTTAAAACCACTACCTCTTGGTAATGGTTCTATCTCAATGAATACATGTCCATATTGACCTCTACCACCTGTCTGTTTTATATACTTACCTTCTGCTCTGGCTTTTGACTCAATTGTTTCTCTGTACGCAACTTGAGGTTTGCCTGTATTCACTTGAACTTTAAACTCTCTTATCATTCTGTCAACCATTATCTCAAGATGTAACTCTCCCATTCCCATTATAAGTGTTTGGTTGGTTTCACTGTCTGTTTTCACTTTGAATGTGGGGTCTTCCTCTTGAAGTTTTGATAAAACATTTGAAAGTTTGTCTAGGTCCTCTTTCGTTTTAGGTTCAATCGCTATTGCAATGACTGGTTCAGGGAATTTGATTGACTCAAGCACTATCTTTTCCGAATTATCTAATATGAGAGTATCACCTGTTGTTGTATCTTTTAAACCTACAAGTGCTACTACATTACCTGCTCTTGATTCTTCAATTTCTTCTCTCTTATTTGCGTGCATAAGCAAGATTCTTGATATTCTCTCTTTCTTATCTTTCGTTGAGTTATATACATACATTCCGGATTTTAAAATTCCTGAGTATATCCTTGTGAATACGATCTTACCGACATAAGGGTCAGTCATTACTTTGAACGCAAGCCCTGTGAATGGCTCTGAGTCAAGTGGTTTTCTCTCTACAACGCTACCGTCTTCTCTATATCCCTTAACTGGTGGTAGGTCAAGGGGGTTAGGTAGATAATCAACAATAGCGTCAAGAAGGGTTTGAATACCTTTGTTTCTGAGAGATGTTCCCGCGACTACTGGAAATGCCTTTGTTTGAATCGTAAGTTTTCTTATCATCTTCTTTATCGTTGGAACATCGGGTTCTTTCCCTTCAAGGTAAAGTTCAAGCAGTTCTTCATCCTCTTCGCATAC is a window encoding:
- the fusA gene encoding elongation factor G — translated: MSEIIPIERIRNIGIIAHIDAGKTTTSERILFYTGKIHKMGEVHEGAAEMDWMIQEKERGITITSATTTCFWKNHRINLIDTPGHVDFTVEVQRSLRVLDGAVTILDGSEGVEPQSETVWRQADEYKVPRIIYVNKLDKVGADFYMSLESIKHKLGVKPLPLQIPIGHESSFVGVVDLVEMKGIYWDTDELGKEYRIGEIPSELKDKVEIYRNKLLEAVCEEDEELLELYLEGKEPDVPTIKKMIRKLTIQTKAFPVVAGTSLRNKGIQTLLDAIVDYLPNPLDLPPVKGYREDGSVVERKPLDSEPFTGLAFKVMTDPYVGKIVFTRIYSGILKSGMYVYNSTKDKKERISRILLMHANKREEIEESRAGNVVALVGLKDTTTGDTLILDNSEKIVLESIKFPEPVIAIAIEPKTKEDLDKLSNVLSKLQEEDPTFKVKTDSETNQTLIMGMGELHLEIMVDRMIREFKVQVNTGKPQVAYRETIESKARAEGKYIKQTGGRGQYGHVFIEIEPLPRGSGFKFIDKIVGGRIPKEYIPAVEAGIREAMESGIVAGYPVVDVQVTLYDGSYHEVDSSELAFKIAGSKAFKDAMRQANPVILEPIMKIDVITPEEYLGDVLGDLNSRRAKVINMDQRGNTRVITAYIPLSETFGYTTTMRSLTQGRASYIMIFERYEQLPKNLYNVIPTLRVSSEVEE